In one Komagataeibacter sp. FNDCR2 genomic region, the following are encoded:
- a CDS encoding NAD(P)H-dependent flavin oxidoreductase, which translates to MADPARRAEARARLDHLWGRGTRFLGSEYALLAGAMSWVSERHLVSAISNAGGFGVLACGAMEPDRLAEEIAATQALTSRPFGVNLITMHPRLDDLVRVCLDAGITHVVLAGGIPPGPVIRALREGGAKVIAFAPALVLAKRLVRLGVDALVIEGSEAGGHVGPVSLTVLAQEILPHIHDVPVFVAGGLGRGDAIVSYLELGASGAQLGTRFAASRESIAHERFKKAFIRANARDAVTSVQLDDRFPVIPVRGLNNAGTRDFLRHQAETLRRFQAGELTREAAQLDIEHFWAGSLRRAVIDGDVENGSVMAGQSVGMITAEQPVGEIIKELVDQAIDALIRQEERARYG; encoded by the coding sequence ATGGCCGACCCCGCCCGCCGGGCCGAGGCCCGCGCCCGGCTCGACCATCTGTGGGGTCGGGGCACGCGCTTCCTTGGCAGTGAATACGCGCTTCTGGCCGGGGCGATGTCATGGGTCAGCGAGCGCCATCTCGTCTCGGCCATTTCCAACGCCGGCGGCTTTGGCGTGCTGGCCTGCGGCGCGATGGAGCCGGACCGCCTGGCCGAGGAAATCGCCGCCACCCAGGCCCTGACCTCGCGCCCCTTCGGCGTCAACCTGATCACCATGCACCCCCGTCTTGATGACCTCGTGCGCGTCTGCCTCGATGCGGGCATTACCCATGTGGTGCTGGCGGGCGGCATTCCTCCCGGCCCGGTGATCCGCGCCCTCAGGGAAGGCGGGGCGAAAGTCATCGCGTTCGCCCCCGCGCTGGTGCTGGCCAAGCGGCTGGTCCGCCTGGGTGTTGATGCGCTGGTGATCGAGGGATCGGAAGCGGGCGGGCATGTCGGCCCGGTTTCCCTGACCGTGCTGGCGCAGGAAATCCTGCCGCATATCCATGATGTGCCGGTCTTCGTCGCGGGCGGGCTGGGGCGGGGGGATGCGATCGTGTCCTATCTCGAACTCGGCGCGTCCGGCGCGCAGTTGGGCACGCGCTTCGCCGCCTCGCGCGAGAGTATCGCGCATGAACGCTTCAAGAAGGCGTTTATCCGCGCCAACGCGCGCGACGCCGTAACGTCCGTCCAGCTTGACGATCGTTTTCCCGTCATTCCCGTGCGCGGGCTCAACAACGCGGGCACGCGCGACTTCCTGCGCCATCAGGCCGAGACACTGCGCCGCTTTCAGGCCGGTGAACTGACCAGGGAAGCGGCCCAGCTCGACATCGAGCATTTCTGGGCCGGTTCCCTGCGCCGCGCCGTGATCGATGGCGATGTGGAGAACGGTTCCGTCATGGCGGGGCAGTCGGTCGGCATGATCACGGCCGAGCAGCCGGTTGGCGAAATCATAAAGGAACTGGTCGATCAGGCCATTGACGCCCTGATCCGGCAGGAGGAGAGGGCACGCTACGGATGA
- a CDS encoding helix-turn-helix domain-containing protein produces MSDGKRMFRPNPATAAAPEPGKAPAPSVGDELRAKREEMGWKLPDVAAWLRIRLSYLEALEGDRPSEMPGSAYAVGFLRTYAKALGLNPEPLVERFKVESRGAFTRRAELSFPVPLPDRGLPTGVLLLCGIVVLVGAYVGCYRLTGSPGMDHDAPARLTLPGLSSATTASPQVASVLPPADEQPVPPPQPLPPQEREALTGAPAAPPPTPAPAPLSPPPLPPLEKMGEDHVPAAAPPEAAPTDSVTLTASATTWVQVRKPGGPVLYDHVLQPGETWQTPPGLAGLELTVGNAGGLTLSAAGVTTQPLGRNGEVRRNIALSPQAVADGSVLRAQAAPVTPPAPVTGNGNNPPSPLPSHVDPE; encoded by the coding sequence ATGAGCGACGGCAAGCGCATGTTCCGCCCCAACCCCGCGACAGCGGCCGCCCCCGAACCCGGCAAGGCACCGGCCCCATCGGTCGGTGACGAACTGCGCGCGAAGCGGGAGGAAATGGGCTGGAAACTGCCCGATGTCGCGGCGTGGCTGCGCATCCGCCTGTCCTATCTGGAAGCACTGGAAGGCGACCGCCCCAGCGAGATGCCCGGCAGTGCGTATGCCGTGGGCTTCCTGCGCACCTACGCCAAGGCCCTGGGCCTGAATCCGGAGCCCCTTGTCGAACGTTTCAAGGTTGAAAGCCGGGGGGCGTTCACCAGGCGCGCCGAACTTTCCTTTCCCGTGCCGCTGCCCGATCGCGGGTTGCCGACGGGCGTGCTGCTGTTATGCGGAATTGTCGTTCTGGTAGGCGCCTATGTGGGCTGCTACCGGCTGACCGGGTCGCCCGGCATGGACCACGACGCTCCGGCCCGCCTGACGCTGCCGGGGCTTTCATCGGCCACGACGGCGTCACCGCAGGTGGCCTCCGTCCTGCCCCCCGCCGATGAACAGCCGGTCCCGCCGCCGCAGCCCCTGCCGCCGCAGGAGCGTGAGGCGCTGACCGGCGCGCCCGCCGCACCACCCCCGACACCCGCGCCCGCGCCGCTTTCACCCCCGCCCTTGCCCCCGCTGGAAAAGATGGGGGAAGACCACGTTCCCGCCGCTGCCCCCCCTGAGGCCGCACCCACGGACAGCGTGACGCTGACCGCAAGCGCCACGACATGGGTGCAGGTGCGCAAGCCCGGTGGCCCGGTGCTGTATGACCATGTCCTCCAGCCAGGTGAGACATGGCAGACCCCGCCGGGACTGGCCGGGCTGGAACTTACGGTGGGTAATGCCGGTGGGCTGACTCTTTCCGCCGCAGGGGTTACAACACAACCGCTGGGCCGCAATGGGGAGGTCAGGCGCAACATCGCGTTAAGCCCGCAGGCGGTGGCCGATGGCTCCGTGCTGCGCGCGCAGGCCGCGCCGGTCACGCCACCTGCACCCGTAACGGGAAATGGCAATAATCCGCCATCGCCCCTCCCGTCGCATGTTGATCCGGAGTAG
- the ispG gene encoding flavodoxin-dependent (E)-4-hydroxy-3-methylbut-2-enyl-diphosphate synthase — MSSYRPYQHIERRKSRQIHVGNVPVGGDAPVSVQTMTNTLTTDAQATIDQIRRAEMAGVDIVRVSCPDEESTAALAEIVREVNVPIVADIHFHYKRAIEAAKAGAACLRINPGNIGSAERVREVVNAAKDHNCSIRIGVNAGSLEKHLLEKYGEPNPDALVESALEHAKILEDHDFHEFKISVKASDVFLAVAAYQQLADVCDHPLHIGITEAGSKRAGTVKSSIGLGNLLWAGVGDTMRVSLSAEPEEEVLVGWDILKSLGLRHRGVKIISCPSCARQGFNVIQTVQTLEDRLAHIKTPLTLSIIGCVVNGPGEALMTDIGVTGGGSGRHMVYAAGKQDHTMPAGDMIEHIVDLVEKKAAALQAEDATSTPAQEMAREATMSPAD; from the coding sequence ATGAGCAGCTATCGTCCTTATCAGCACATCGAACGCCGCAAGTCGCGGCAGATCCATGTCGGCAATGTGCCGGTCGGGGGGGACGCCCCGGTTTCGGTCCAGACCATGACCAACACGCTGACGACAGACGCCCAGGCCACGATCGACCAGATCCGCCGCGCCGAGATGGCGGGCGTGGATATCGTGCGCGTGTCCTGCCCCGATGAGGAAAGCACCGCGGCGCTGGCCGAAATCGTGCGGGAAGTGAACGTGCCCATCGTGGCCGACATCCACTTCCACTACAAACGCGCCATCGAGGCCGCGAAGGCCGGGGCCGCGTGCCTGCGCATCAATCCCGGCAACATCGGCAGCGCCGAACGCGTGCGTGAGGTCGTCAACGCCGCGAAGGACCATAACTGCTCCATCCGCATCGGCGTGAACGCCGGTTCGCTGGAAAAGCACCTGCTGGAAAAATACGGTGAACCCAACCCCGACGCGCTGGTGGAAAGCGCGCTGGAGCATGCCAAGATCCTTGAAGACCATGACTTTCATGAATTCAAGATCAGCGTAAAGGCGTCGGACGTGTTCCTTGCGGTCGCGGCCTACCAGCAACTGGCGGATGTATGCGACCACCCGCTGCATATCGGCATTACCGAGGCGGGCAGCAAGCGCGCGGGCACGGTCAAGTCCTCCATCGGGCTTGGCAACCTCCTGTGGGCGGGCGTGGGCGACACCATGCGCGTCTCGCTTTCGGCCGAGCCGGAGGAAGAAGTGCTGGTCGGCTGGGACATCCTCAAGTCACTGGGGCTGCGCCACCGTGGCGTGAAGATCATTTCCTGCCCGTCCTGCGCGCGTCAGGGCTTCAACGTGATCCAGACCGTGCAGACGCTGGAAGACCGGCTGGCCCATATCAAGACGCCGCTGACGCTTTCCATCATCGGATGCGTGGTGAACGGCCCGGGTGAGGCGCTCATGACCGATATCGGCGTGACCGGCGGCGGATCCGGCCGCCACATGGTCTATGCCGCGGGCAAGCAGGACCACACCATGCCGGCGGGCGACATGATCGAGCATATCGTCGATCTGGTTGAAAAGAAGGCCGCCGCGCTTCAGGCCGAGGACGCCACCAGCACCCCGGCCCAGGAAATGGCCCGCGAGGCCACCATGTCCCCCGCGGACTGA
- the hisS gene encoding histidine--tRNA ligase: MSSIQPVRGTHDLIGEDRRRFAHVVETARRIVSLYGFDEWSTPVFEDTRVFSRSLGDTSDVVSKEMYTFEDRGGESLTLRPEGTAAICRALVTNGLTQSLPQKVFYAGPMFRYERPQKGRYRQFHQIGAELLGAAEPLADAEVITMGRDVLRALGIEGETVLELNTLGDAASRDAWRSALVAYFSAHRADLSADSQARLERNPLRILDSKDEKDRALVANAPMIAQYLTPEALQFWDGLRRTLDLMGVRFRENPRIVRGLDYYGHTAFEFVTSRLGAQGTVLAGGRYDGLVAEMGGPKTPAIGWAGGIERLSMLLDAAPPEPRPVALVPMGDEAQAATITVLQALRGAGIRAETAYRGNMKRRMERANRMNATHAIVIGSDEIARGVVQAKDLDSGQQTEVPMEGIAAFLLAGTPERG, encoded by the coding sequence GTGAGCAGCATACAGCCCGTTCGTGGCACCCATGACCTGATCGGTGAGGATCGCCGGCGCTTTGCCCATGTTGTGGAGACGGCGCGCCGCATTGTCAGCCTGTACGGGTTTGATGAATGGTCGACCCCTGTTTTTGAGGATACGCGGGTCTTTTCACGCTCACTGGGCGATACGTCCGATGTCGTCTCCAAGGAAATGTACACCTTCGAGGACCGGGGCGGCGAATCCCTGACCCTGCGCCCCGAGGGTACGGCGGCCATCTGCCGGGCGCTGGTAACCAACGGGCTAACGCAGTCGCTGCCGCAGAAGGTTTTCTACGCCGGCCCCATGTTCCGCTACGAACGCCCGCAGAAGGGGCGCTACCGCCAGTTCCACCAGATCGGCGCGGAACTGCTGGGGGCCGCCGAGCCGCTGGCCGATGCCGAAGTCATCACCATGGGCCGTGACGTGCTGCGCGCGCTGGGGATCGAGGGCGAGACCGTGCTTGAACTCAACACGCTGGGGGACGCTGCCAGCCGCGACGCCTGGCGCAGCGCGCTCGTTGCCTATTTCAGCGCGCACCGGGCCGACCTTTCAGCCGATAGTCAGGCCCGGCTGGAGCGCAACCCCCTGCGCATCCTTGACAGCAAGGATGAAAAGGACCGCGCGCTGGTGGCCAACGCCCCCATGATCGCGCAGTACCTGACGCCCGAAGCCCTGCAGTTCTGGGACGGGCTGCGCCGCACGCTCGACCTCATGGGGGTGCGGTTCAGGGAAAATCCGCGCATCGTGCGCGGGCTGGATTATTACGGGCACACCGCCTTCGAATTCGTGACCAGCCGCCTTGGCGCGCAGGGCACGGTGCTGGCCGGTGGCCGGTATGACGGTCTGGTGGCTGAAATGGGCGGGCCCAAAACCCCCGCGATCGGCTGGGCCGGGGGGATCGAGCGGCTGTCCATGCTGCTGGACGCCGCCCCGCCCGAACCGCGCCCCGTCGCACTCGTGCCCATGGGCGACGAGGCGCAGGCCGCCACCATTACCGTGCTGCAGGCGCTGCGCGGCGCGGGCATCCGGGCGGAGACGGCCTATCGCGGCAACATGAAGCGCCGGATGGAGCGCGCCAACCGCATGAACGCCACCCATGCCATCGTGATCGGCAGTGACGAGATCGCGCGTGGCGTGGTGCAGGCCAAGGATCTGGATAGCGGGCAACAGACCGAGGTGCCAATGGAAGGCATCGCGGCCTTCCTTCTGGCCGGAACGCCCGAAAGAGGCTGA
- the prfA gene encoding peptide chain release factor 1, translated as MTQFDDRLDRIVARCEELQALLADGLSGAEFSQASREYAELEPIVARVGALRMAEQAEHDASQMLHDPEMRELAQAELDTLRTRIPTLRHDIRLAMLPRDEADERSAILEIRPAAGGDEAGLFAAELFGAYQRYADQRGWRFEILEYDQSELGGLREGIASITGRGVFARLKYESGVHRVQRVPATESQGRIHTSTVTVAVLPEAEEVDVQVNETDLRIDVYRASGAGGQHVNKTESAVRITHLPTNIVVAMQEEKSQHKNRAKAMKILRARLYERNRAAAHESRAADRRAQVGTGDRSERIRTYNFPQGRVTDHRIGLTLYKIDRVMAGELDEFVDALTQEEQAALLAADDI; from the coding sequence GTGACACAGTTTGACGACCGCCTTGACCGCATCGTCGCGCGTTGCGAGGAGCTTCAGGCCCTTCTGGCGGATGGGCTGTCGGGGGCGGAATTCAGCCAGGCATCACGCGAATACGCGGAACTGGAACCGATCGTGGCCCGCGTGGGCGCGCTGCGCATGGCCGAACAGGCGGAACATGACGCCAGCCAGATGCTCCATGACCCCGAAATGCGTGAACTGGCGCAGGCCGAGCTGGACACGCTGCGCACCCGGATTCCCACCCTGCGCCATGACATCCGCCTTGCCATGCTGCCGCGTGACGAAGCGGATGAACGCAGCGCCATACTTGAAATCCGCCCCGCCGCCGGTGGCGACGAAGCGGGCCTGTTCGCGGCCGAACTGTTCGGCGCCTATCAACGCTATGCCGACCAGCGCGGCTGGCGTTTCGAGATACTGGAATATGACCAGTCGGAACTGGGTGGCCTGCGCGAAGGGATCGCCAGCATTACCGGGCGCGGCGTGTTCGCGCGGCTGAAATACGAATCCGGCGTGCATCGGGTCCAGCGCGTGCCCGCGACCGAAAGCCAGGGGCGCATCCATACCTCCACCGTAACCGTGGCCGTCCTGCCCGAAGCGGAGGAAGTGGATGTACAAGTGAACGAGACCGACCTGCGCATCGATGTCTACCGCGCATCCGGCGCGGGGGGGCAGCATGTCAACAAGACCGAAAGCGCCGTGCGCATCACCCATCTGCCCACCAACATCGTGGTGGCGATGCAGGAAGAAAAAAGCCAGCACAAGAACCGCGCCAAGGCCATGAAGATCCTGCGTGCGCGGCTGTATGAACGCAACCGCGCCGCAGCCCATGAAAGCCGTGCCGCCGACCGCCGCGCGCAGGTCGGCACCGGCGACCGCTCCGAGCGCATCCGTACCTATAACTTCCCGCAGGGCCGGGTCACGGACCACCGCATCGGCCTGACGCTGTACAAGATCGACCGGGTGATGGCGGGTGAGCTGGACGAATTTGTCGATGCGCTGACACAGGAAGAACAGGCCGCCCTGCTGGCCGCGGATGACATCTAG